One segment of Sesamum indicum cultivar Zhongzhi No. 13 linkage group LG4, S_indicum_v1.0, whole genome shotgun sequence DNA contains the following:
- the LOC105159932 gene encoding olee1-like protein — translation MARFTQVAIILAVALCFLDVAASHAPKFVVDGKVYCEVCRANFTNRYSEPMPGAKVKLECKNEVTEKVTYTLEGETNDKGVYTLTAEGDHGSEDLCAVTLVKSSMADCAEIPDEKPAAEVTLTLNNGFHDEFRHANPLAFTRKEALPECAELFKELEEAKKDE, via the coding sequence ATGGCGAGGTTCACACAAGTTGCAATCATCTTAGCTGTAGCACTCTGCTTCCTCGACGTTGCCGCCTCCCATGCCCCTAAATTCGTTGTTGATGGAAAGGTCTATTGTGAAGTCTGTCGTGCCAATTTCACCAACAGATATAGCGAGCCTATGCCAGGAGCAAAAGTGAAGTTGGAATGCAAAAACGAGGTGACCGAGAAAGTGACATACACCTTGGAGGGTGAGACCAACGACAAGGGAGTGTACACATTGACGGCAGAAGGTGATCATGGCAGCGAGGACTTGTGTGCAGTGACATTGGTGAAGAGCAGCATGGCAGACTGCGCTGAGATTCCAGATGAGAAGCCTGCAGCTGAAGTCACCCTCACCCTGAACAATGGCTTCCATGATGAGTTCCGCCACGCCAACCCTCTCGCCTTCACCAGGAAGGAAGCCCTGCCCGAGTGCGCTGAGCTCTTCAAGGAGCTTGAAGAGGCTAAGAAAGATGAA